CACGGTGGCCCGGGTGTACGCGGAACTGGAGCGGGCCAGGATCCTGGGGACTCGCCGCGGGGTGGGGACGTTCGTCGCGTCTCCGGGCGTCGACCCCGAGGTCCGGCGGGCGCTGCGGAAGCGCCTCGACGCGCTGGGCGAGCGGTATCTGGCCGATGCGCTGGTGCTGGGGTTCACGGCCCGCGAGGCGATTGCGGCTTTGGAGGAGAGGCTCCCAACCGAGGGGAATCGTCATGGCGATCATCCGAACGAATGATGCGTCGAAGAAGGTCGAGGTCCGGATCGAAGCCCCGAACATGAACGGGCTGAACTTCATCGGGGCGCTGGTTCTGGCGAGTTGCGTCGCCGGGGGCTTCCTGGCGTCGTCCTTCGTCCATTCGAGCTGGCCGGTCGTCGTGGGGGTGATCCTCGGCCTGGTCGCGGCGGGGGCCCCGAGGATCGCCCAGCAGTGGGAACGGGCCGTCGTGCTGCGGCTGGGTCGTTACGTCGGCCTGCGCGGGCCGGGCCTGTTCTTCGTCGTCCCGTTCGTCGAGCGGATCTCGACGTGGGTCGATCAGCGGACCATCACCACGAGCTTCGCCGCCGAGCAGACGCTGACCTCCGACACGGTGCCGGTGAACGTGGACGCCGTCCTCTTCTGGATGGTGTACGACCCGGAGAAGGCCGCGCTGGAGGTTCAGGACTACAAGGAGGCCGTCTCATGGGCCGCCCAGACGGCGCTCCGCGACATCATCGGCCGCACGCCGCTGACCGTCCTCTTGAAGGGCCGCGAGCAAATTGAGGCCGACCTCCAGAAGTTGATCGACGAGCGATCGAACCCCTGGGGGGTGACGGTCCACTCGGTTGAGATGCGCGACGTGGTGATCCCGGAGTCGCTGCAGGACGCGATGTCGCGCGAGGCCCAGGCGGCCCGCGAGAAGGAGGCCCGGATCATCCTCGGCCAGGCGGAGGTGGAGATCGCGCACCTGTTCCACCAGGCGGCCCGCGAGTACGAGGGCAATCCCACGGCGCTCCATCTGCGGGCCATGAACATCCTCTACGAGGGGCTGAAGGAGAAGGGGGCTCTGATGCTCGTCCCCAGTACGGCCGTTGAGTCGATGGGGCTGGGCGGGATGCTCGGCGCGGCGGCGATGCGGCAGCAGACGCTGAGCACCCCGGAGAATGGAGCCTCTTCGTCGGCCAACGGCGCCGTCGTATAATGGCCCGGGCCGTCGACCTGCCGGCGGCCGTCGCCGCGACGCCACCCGAGGCCGACGATGCTATCGAATCGACGACCGTTGCCCCGTTGTTTACTCTTCGCCCTTGTTCTCGCCGGGACGGCTCGCGTCCCGGCCTCGGCGCAGGTCCCGACTTACGACGACCACGCCAATTTGCTGGTCGTCCGCGACGCCGGCGGCGGCCAGAAGCCGGTGGAGACCATCGCCGACTGGGAAATCCGCCGCGGGCAGATTTTGGCCCATCTCCAGGAGGTCATGGGCCCGCTTCCTGGTCCTGAACGGCTCGCGCCGCTGGACTGGAAGGTCACGGAGGAGAATGCCGAGGAAGGCTACGTCCGCAAGAAGATCGACTTCCAGGCCGAGCCCGGCGACCGCGTCCCGGCCTGGCTGCTGATCCCGACCGCTCCGAAGGACGCCCCCGCGAAGAAGCGGCCGGCGATGCTCTGTCTCCATCAGACCGTCCCCATCGGCAAGGACGAGCCGATCGGCCTGGGAAAGACGCCGGATCTCTGGTACGCGAAGGAACTGGCCAGGCGGGGATACGTGGCGATCGTGCCGGACTATCCCAACTTCGGCGAGTACAAGCGCGACGTCTACAAGATGGGCTACGCCAGCGCCTCCATGAAGGCGATCTGGAACAACAAGCGGGCCGTCGACCTGCTGGCCTCGCTCCCCGAGGTCGACCCCGAGCGCATCGGCGTCATCGGCCATTCGCTGGGCGGTCACAACTCCATCTTCACGGCTCTCTTTGAGCCCCGGCTGAAGGTGGTCGTCTCCTCGTGCGGGTTCAACGCCTATCCGTACTACTACAAGGGGAACGTGGCCGGCTGGTCGCACAAGGGCTACATGCCCCGGCTGCGCGAGGTCTACAAGCTGGACCTCAAGAAGATCCCCTTCGACTTCCCCGAGCTGATCGGGGCTCTGGCGCCCCGGCCGTTCTTCACCTGCTCGCCGCTGCGGGACGCCAACTTCGACGTCGACGGCGTCCGCGTCTGCATCCGCGCCGCCCGGCCGATCTACGGCCTTTACCACGCCGAGGACGACCTGATCGCCGAATACCCCGACGCCGAGCACTCGTTCGAGCGTGAGACTCGGATGAAGGCTTATGAATTCCTCGACGCGAAGCTCAAGCCCTGAGGGGTAATAAACCAGCGGTTTGAGATTCGGAGAGACCATAGGACTAACCTCCCTTCCCCCCTGGTGGGGGAAGGTGGCCGAAGGCCGGATGAGGGGGACCTCAACGGCTGCCGACGGTTATGACCCCCCTCATCCGCCCCTCCGGGGCACCTTCTCCCACAAGGGGAGAAGGGGGACGCGTTCAAGAACCTCACCTAGAGCCCCACCATGCCAACTCGGCCGGCCGCGTTCGCATCGATCATCCTTAACTGTCTGCTAGCCGCAGCCCTTGCCGACGACGTGGCCGTCGAGCCGCTCGGTCC
The Paludisphaera rhizosphaerae DNA segment above includes these coding regions:
- a CDS encoding GntR family transcriptional regulator → MFQLDPNDPTPLYAQLDRAIRAAIATGALAEGDRLPTVRQLAVDLRVNANTVARVYAELERARILGTRRGVGTFVASPGVDPEVRRALRKRLDALGERYLADALVLGFTAREAIAALEERLPTEGNRHGDHPNE
- a CDS encoding SPFH domain-containing protein, with the protein product MAIIRTNDASKKVEVRIEAPNMNGLNFIGALVLASCVAGGFLASSFVHSSWPVVVGVILGLVAAGAPRIAQQWERAVVLRLGRYVGLRGPGLFFVVPFVERISTWVDQRTITTSFAAEQTLTSDTVPVNVDAVLFWMVYDPEKAALEVQDYKEAVSWAAQTALRDIIGRTPLTVLLKGREQIEADLQKLIDERSNPWGVTVHSVEMRDVVIPESLQDAMSREAQAAREKEARIILGQAEVEIAHLFHQAAREYEGNPTALHLRAMNILYEGLKEKGALMLVPSTAVESMGLGGMLGAAAMRQQTLSTPENGASSSANGAVV
- a CDS encoding alpha/beta hydrolase family protein produces the protein MLSNRRPLPRCLLFALVLAGTARVPASAQVPTYDDHANLLVVRDAGGGQKPVETIADWEIRRGQILAHLQEVMGPLPGPERLAPLDWKVTEENAEEGYVRKKIDFQAEPGDRVPAWLLIPTAPKDAPAKKRPAMLCLHQTVPIGKDEPIGLGKTPDLWYAKELARRGYVAIVPDYPNFGEYKRDVYKMGYASASMKAIWNNKRAVDLLASLPEVDPERIGVIGHSLGGHNSIFTALFEPRLKVVVSSCGFNAYPYYYKGNVAGWSHKGYMPRLREVYKLDLKKIPFDFPELIGALAPRPFFTCSPLRDANFDVDGVRVCIRAARPIYGLYHAEDDLIAEYPDAEHSFERETRMKAYEFLDAKLKP